The following proteins are encoded in a genomic region of Magallana gigas chromosome 1, xbMagGiga1.1, whole genome shotgun sequence:
- the LOC105320137 gene encoding uncharacterized protein yields MEQGSVTNENLSRRKRKGSDEGFEEPKRKHLKMCPNIRCIEAVSENKTEHVVIPKESIEAKQCIQNSTLKDKDAEGSDQHDSVHQKSEMKNVQTGNFSGETTECLGKSLPVRLLSFAKTATTDDLPSPKKDNCISSVQNTETEANICQNEDELSRDTTELKGDPKDVKEKKDEYLYRLLRFDENIRRGLYPKDIRSKTSLKKHIERGSRGIKSRFISCCKTIRGLEKLASHTNEFHRVRFVVRINITQLDHRNVNVIDLTDESVRLKYFKSSQRARRLVSDFDEVILEPKRYIPRYCIEKIGTVKDKSFTKYRNIIL; encoded by the exons ATGGAGCAGGGGTCTGTTACTAACGAAAACTTGTCTAGAAGAAAGCGGAAAG GCTCTGATGAAGGGTTTGAAGAACCTAAAAGGAAACATTTGAAGATGTGCCCTAATATAAGATGTATAGAAGCAGTCtctgaaaataaaactgaacaTGTTGTCATACCAAAGGAGAGCATTGAAGCGAAGCAATGTATTCAAAACAGCACTTTAAAGGATAAAGATGCTGAGGGATCTGACCAACATGATTCAGTTCACCAAAAATCGGagatgaaaaatgtccagactGGAAATTTTTCAGGTGAAACAACAGAATGTTTAGGAAAATCTTTACCTGTACGACTCTTAAGTTTCGCAAAAACAGCTACAACAGATGATTTGCCTTCTCCAAAGAAGGATAATTGTATTTCATCCGTACAAAATACCGAGACAGAAGCTAATATATGTCAGAATGAGGATGAACTTTCTAGAGATACTACAGAATTAAAAGGAGATCCCAAAGACGTTAAAGAGAAAAAAGACGAGTACTTGTATAGGTTACTACGTTTTGATGAGAACATTCGCCGTGGTCTTTACCCAAAAGATATCCGCTCAAAAACAAGTCTTAAAAAGCATATTGAGAGGGGAAGCAGGGGCATAAAATCACGATTTATTTCCTGTTGCAAAACGATACGCGGGTTGGAGAAATTGGCAAGTCACACAAATGAATTTCATCGCGTTCGTTTTGTTGTGCGCATTAACATAACGCAGCTTGACCATAGAAACGTCAATGTAATAGATCTGACTGATGAAAGCGTAcgactgaaatattttaaaagtagtcAAAGGGCCCGGAGACTTGTGAGCGATTTTGATGAAGTCATTCTAGAGCCAAAAAGATACATTCCTAGATACTGTATTGAAAAAATAGGAACCGTTAAGgataaaagttttacaaaataccGAAACATTATTCTGTGA
- the LOC136269681 gene encoding uncharacterized protein, translating to MDTELSHYVVPVTSTRKRKGSGEDETGVSRKMRCYHGDKIKDEEPFLSLKTRSYPGDKIGEKTCPSLTIRSNPEDSIDDDKPCPSRKMRCHSRERSNDTTEKHNFNIRGYPGDSIDDDEPCSSRKMRCHYRERSKGRREDFNIRNYHGDRLDQDETCLSREMRCHARDKRKSRPDIHKLDEDFEFEFSCYDNETKPFSENTSVQGNAKFALYKDLTVSAGSSLTSCNIKSTISADVEKIVSEGDGKVLAKKEAAKIEEKTQQADYVYRLLRPNELYKEGLRPKNIESKASLHQHVAAGSKGLHSRFISCCYTLHALHRLAGLTNHPSLVREVVRINISKLNLEEVKVIELFIEDVREKHIKEGSKAWGFAENFQEVILEPKTHVPADCIERIGIVKDNTFTKDEHITL from the exons ATGGATACGGAGTTAAGTCATTATGTCGTTCCTGTTACTTCAACAAGGAAACGGAAAG GATCTGGTGAAGATGAAACAGGCGTTAGTCGTAAGATGAGATGCTATCATGGAGATAAAATTAAAGACGAAGAACCATTTCTTAGTCTTAAGACAAGAAGTTATCCTGGAGACAAAATTGGAGAAAAAACATGCCCTAGTCTTACAATAAGAAGCAATCCTGAAGATAGCATCGATGACGATAAACCATGCCCTAGTCGAAAGATGAGATGTCATTCTCGAGAGAGGAGTAATGATACAACAGAAAAACATAATTTCAATATTAGAGGCTATCCTGGAGACAGCATTGATGACGATGAACCATGCTCTAGTCGAAAGATGAGATGCCATTATCGAGAGAGAAGTAAAGGTAGAAGAGAAGATTTCAATATAAGAAACTATCATGGAGACAGATTAGATCAAGATGAAACATGTCTTAGTCGAGAGATGAGATGCCATGCTCGAGACAAAAGAAAAAGTAGACCAGACATACATAAGTTAGATGAAGACTTCGAATTTGAATTCTCATGCTACGATAATGAAACAAAACCATTCAGTGAAAACACAAGCGTTCAAGGCAATGCAAAATTCGCTTTATACAAAGATTTGACTGTATCAGCGGGTTCTTCATTAACCTCTTGTAATATCAAATCGACGATTTCAGCTGATGTGGAAAAAATAGTCAGTGAAGGAGATGGCAAAGTATTAGCTAAAAAGGAAGCAGCAAAAATAGAGGAAAAAACCCAACAAGCGGATTATGTATATAGGTTACTACGCCCCAATGAACTTTACAAGGAAGGTCTTCGTCCAAAAAACATAGAATCAAAAGCAAGCCTCCATCAGCATGTTGCAGCTGGAAGTAAAGGCTTACATTCACGGTTTATTTCATGTTGCTATACTTTGCATGCTTTGCACCGACTTGCAGGCCTCACAAATCACCCTTCGCTCGTACGTGAGGTAGTGCGTATCAACATTTCAAAACTGAACCTTGAAGAAGTTAAAGTGATAGAGCTATTTATCGAAGACGTACGAGAAAAACATATAAAAGAAGGGTCTAAAGCCTGGGGGTTCGCCGAAAACTTTCAAGAAGTAATTTTGGAACCCAAAACGCATGTCCCAGCAGATTGCATCGAAAGAATAGGTATTGTCAAGGACAATACTTTTACGAAAGACGAACATATTACACTataa
- the LOC117687605 gene encoding uncharacterized protein: MEPKGESNGDIHFTLTRKRKEYDGDEPDHKRKKNEHSFQNVNETAVVYNKTKKSAKHKHERSTGGLIFGHDKGNTTDRRAKESSSVHVQTGHLAYETTKSCTAVETVQVFNSAKPCHAVDSNGPSSSKKEMHILYKRECLEESPNNKNDDNQSRDASQLEGVQTESKRAEYVYRLLGFKETYHIGLAPKSFHSKTTLMEHVENGSKGVISRFISCCKTLHGLQKLASITNESVRCRGVVRINIAKLNPKEVKVIDLTDVSVREKHIARDSIAWEYANRFEEVILDPKTRVPAECVQKIGTVRCRSFTKFNNVTL; this comes from the exons ATGGAGCCAAAGGGAGAAAGCAATGGTGATATTCATTTTACGTTAACAAGAAAACGGAAAG aaTACGATGGCGATGAACCAGATCACAAacgtaaaaaaaatgaacatagttttcaaaatgtaaatgaaaCTGCAGTAGTTTACAATAAAACGAAGAAGTCTGCCAAACACAAACATGAAAGGTCTACAGGAGGCTTGATATTTGGACATGACAAAGGTAACACAACTGATCGACGTGCCAAAGAATCAAGTAGCGTACACGTACAGACTGGGCATTTAGCTTACGAAACAACAAAAAGCTGTACAGCAGTTGAAACAGTTCAAGTCTTCAATTCTGCCAAACCATGTCATGCAGTTGATTCAAATGGCCCATCTTCGTCAAAGAAAGAGATGCATATTTTATACAAACGGGAGTGCTTGGAAGAATCTCCgaataataaaaatgatgataatCAGTCTAGGGATGCATCACAACTAGAAGGAGTTCAGACAGAATCTAAGAGAGCTGAGTATGTTTATAGGTTACTAGGTTTTAAAGAAACTTACCATATCGGACTTGCTCCAAAAAGTTTTCACTCAAAAACAACTCTAATGGAACATGTTGAAAATGGAAGTAAAGGCGTGATATCAAGATTTATTTCCTGCTGCAAAACGTTACATGGATTACAGAAATTGGCAAGCATAACAAATGAATCAGTGCGCTGTCGCGGCGTTGTACGCATAAATATTGCAAAATTGAACCCTAAAGAAGTAAAAGTGATAGATCTGACAGATGTTAGCGTACGAGAGAAACATATTGCCCGAGACTCGATAGCCTGGGAATATGCAAACAGGTTCGAGGAAGTCATACTAGACCCTAAAACACGTGTTCCAGCAGAATGTGTCCAGAAAATAGGAACCGTAAGGTGTAGAAGCTTCACTAAGTTTAATAATGTTACTCTGTGA